In Deinococcus proteolyticus MRP, a single genomic region encodes these proteins:
- a CDS encoding TetR/AcrR family transcriptional regulator, whose product MAASERTVPPQLRPRREPKQARSRRMVARILAAAAEEFAAVGTERATTNHIAARAGVSPGSLYQFFPGKAALLAALQLEWTERLRVELGAALRRVEGASAGEMVDAVLDTHARLNAEPLGLLAVLVFSRSQVPGSLDLRRFMAQQLEELLAVRAPSLSAERRYAAVNVMIHLANGLYFLRNTSGAADPVVRGEVRVALVAYLDSLLEH is encoded by the coding sequence GTGGCGGCCTCTGAGCGCACGGTGCCGCCCCAGTTGCGGCCCCGGCGCGAACCCAAGCAGGCCCGCAGCCGCCGGATGGTGGCCCGCATTCTGGCAGCGGCTGCTGAGGAGTTTGCCGCCGTGGGCACCGAGCGGGCCACCACCAACCACATCGCGGCGCGGGCGGGCGTGTCGCCGGGGTCGCTGTATCAGTTCTTCCCCGGTAAGGCGGCGCTGCTGGCCGCACTGCAACTGGAATGGACTGAGCGGCTGCGTGTAGAGCTGGGCGCGGCGCTGCGGAGGGTCGAGGGGGCCAGCGCCGGTGAGATGGTAGACGCCGTGCTGGACACCCACGCCCGCCTCAACGCCGAGCCACTTGGCCTGCTGGCTGTGCTGGTGTTCAGCCGCTCGCAGGTGCCGGGGTCACTGGACCTGCGCCGCTTTATGGCACAGCAGCTGGAAGAGTTGTTGGCCGTGCGTGCCCCCTCGCTCTCAGCAGAGCGCCGTTACGCCGCGGTCAACGTGATGATTCATCTCGCCAACGGGCTGTATTTCCTGCGGAACACCTCCGGCGCGGCGGACCCGGTGGTGCGCGGCGAGGTGCGGGTGGCGCTGGTGGCCTACTTGGACAGCCTGCTGGAACACTGA
- the topA gene encoding type I DNA topoisomerase produces the protein MSNTLVIVESPAKAKTIAKYLGKGYAVESSIGHIRDLPRSAADIPEKYKKESWARLGLNVEDDFRPLYVVSPEKRTHVAHLRRLAAQADEIILATDDDREGESIAWHLFEELKPKVPVRRMVFHEITKEAIQKAIQQPREIDTNLVEAQETRRALDRLYGYEVSPVLWKKVAPKLSAGRVQSVATRMLVERERERMLFVSGTWWDLLVTAEKGGQTFPARLVEVAGERLAVGKDFDPATGALKKGADARLLSEAEAQALAAALRGTALTVVSAEEKPFTQRPPAPFITSTLQQEGGRKLGMSATRTMRAAQRLYEGGYITYMRTDSTNLSSEAVGAARKQAAQMYGADYVSPQPRVYAKKSKNAQEAHEAIRPAGSSFRTPEQLRGELGSDEWRLYDLVWKRTVASQMADARGLSLRVRLRGEAGGQSVLLAASGRTISFPGFLRAYVEGHDDPAAALGDRETHLPPLGEGDRAQAQDVQPEQHQTQPPARFTEASLVQALEAAGIGRPSTYASIIGTIQDRGYAQKRGSALIPSWTAFATSALLEHHFGQLVDYDFTARMEEDLDEIAGGREHRIPYLQRFYLGQGRQEAADGAPAFGLRPLIETKMGEIDARGIATIDVPRLRGSGIELRVGRYGPYMQRGEAKANLPEDLIPDELTLKKAEELLAQPSGDNELGTDPETGQLVFARAGRYGPYVTLGGEEGGKPLKTASLFPSDSLGSMTLERALELLSLPRLVGISEGQEVWAMNGRYGPYLKRGGDSRSLTSHDQLFDVTLAQAEEIFKQPKYGGRGQAAAPLAVFQNEGQPDILLKKGRFGPYLTDGTRNATLRQGESAETLSAEQALAIMEERGKEPKGKAGKGKKAGSAAPKANTKKVSTKKASTNRAKTGKAQAPAKAALAWADLKPHLSVLDDTERRLVTATREGGRKVEDMAPELGLDVKQAKGMNLQASRKLNQAARAAGVGGEAAARPAPASRGSSSGAKKSAQSAAKAPPITWERLRPYLSVLSPEERALVTATREGGRKVEDVAPELGLDVKQAKGMNLQASRKLNQAARADGIV, from the coding sequence ATGTCAAACACACTGGTCATCGTGGAATCGCCTGCCAAAGCCAAAACCATCGCCAAGTACCTGGGTAAGGGCTACGCGGTGGAATCCAGCATCGGGCATATCCGTGACCTGCCGCGCAGCGCCGCCGATATTCCCGAGAAATACAAAAAGGAGTCGTGGGCCCGCCTGGGCCTGAATGTGGAGGACGACTTCCGGCCGCTGTATGTGGTGTCGCCCGAGAAGCGCACCCACGTGGCGCACCTGCGGCGGCTGGCTGCCCAGGCCGACGAAATCATCCTGGCGACCGACGACGACCGCGAGGGCGAGAGCATCGCCTGGCACCTGTTCGAGGAGCTGAAGCCCAAGGTGCCGGTGCGCCGCATGGTGTTTCACGAAATCACCAAAGAAGCCATTCAAAAGGCGATTCAGCAGCCGCGTGAAATCGACACCAACCTGGTGGAGGCCCAGGAAACCCGCCGCGCCCTGGACCGGCTCTACGGCTACGAGGTCAGCCCGGTGCTGTGGAAAAAGGTCGCCCCCAAGCTGAGCGCCGGCCGGGTGCAGTCGGTCGCTACCCGCATGCTGGTCGAGCGCGAGCGCGAGCGGATGCTGTTCGTGAGCGGGACGTGGTGGGACCTGCTGGTCACGGCCGAGAAAGGCGGTCAGACCTTTCCGGCGCGGCTGGTGGAGGTGGCGGGCGAACGGCTGGCCGTGGGCAAGGATTTCGACCCGGCCACCGGAGCACTGAAAAAGGGCGCAGACGCCCGCCTGCTCAGCGAGGCTGAGGCGCAGGCCCTGGCGGCAGCACTGCGCGGCACGGCGCTGACCGTGGTTAGCGCCGAGGAAAAACCCTTTACCCAGCGCCCGCCTGCGCCGTTTATCACCTCTACCCTGCAGCAAGAAGGCGGGCGCAAGCTGGGCATGTCGGCCACCCGCACCATGCGGGCCGCCCAGCGGCTGTACGAGGGCGGCTACATCACCTACATGCGGACCGATTCCACCAACCTCAGCAGCGAAGCGGTGGGTGCGGCCCGCAAGCAAGCGGCGCAGATGTACGGGGCCGACTACGTGTCGCCGCAGCCCCGTGTATACGCCAAGAAGTCCAAGAACGCCCAGGAGGCCCACGAGGCGATTCGCCCCGCCGGCAGCTCCTTCCGCACCCCCGAACAGCTGCGCGGCGAGCTGGGCAGCGACGAGTGGCGGCTGTACGACCTGGTCTGGAAGCGCACGGTGGCCTCGCAGATGGCCGACGCCCGGGGCCTGAGCCTGCGCGTGCGCCTGCGCGGAGAAGCCGGCGGGCAAAGTGTGCTGCTGGCCGCGTCGGGCCGCACCATCAGCTTTCCTGGGTTCCTGCGGGCTTACGTGGAAGGCCACGACGACCCCGCTGCCGCACTGGGGGACCGTGAAACGCACCTGCCCCCGCTCGGCGAAGGCGACCGCGCCCAGGCGCAGGACGTGCAGCCCGAGCAGCACCAGACCCAGCCGCCGGCCCGCTTTACCGAAGCCAGCCTGGTGCAGGCGCTGGAGGCGGCAGGCATCGGCCGGCCCAGTACCTATGCCAGTATCATCGGCACCATTCAGGACCGGGGCTACGCGCAGAAAAGGGGCTCGGCGCTCATTCCCAGCTGGACAGCGTTTGCGACCTCGGCGCTGCTGGAACACCATTTCGGGCAGCTGGTGGACTACGACTTCACCGCCCGCATGGAAGAAGACCTCGACGAAATCGCTGGTGGGCGCGAGCACCGCATTCCTTACCTGCAGCGCTTCTACCTGGGCCAGGGCCGGCAGGAGGCGGCAGACGGGGCCCCTGCCTTCGGCCTGCGCCCCCTGATTGAAACCAAGATGGGCGAGATTGACGCCCGTGGCATCGCCACCATCGACGTGCCCCGGCTGCGCGGCAGCGGCATCGAGCTGCGGGTGGGGCGCTACGGCCCCTACATGCAGCGCGGCGAGGCCAAGGCCAACCTTCCCGAAGACCTGATTCCCGACGAGCTGACCCTCAAAAAGGCCGAGGAACTGCTGGCGCAGCCGAGCGGCGACAACGAGCTGGGCACCGACCCGGAGACTGGGCAGCTGGTGTTCGCCCGCGCCGGACGCTACGGCCCCTATGTGACGCTGGGCGGCGAGGAAGGCGGGAAGCCCCTCAAGACCGCCAGCCTCTTTCCCTCCGATTCTCTAGGCAGCATGACGCTGGAGCGGGCGCTGGAGCTGCTCAGCCTGCCCCGGCTGGTAGGCATAAGCGAGGGCCAGGAGGTCTGGGCGATGAATGGGCGCTACGGTCCCTACCTCAAGCGCGGCGGCGACTCGCGCAGCCTGACCAGTCACGACCAGCTGTTTGACGTGACCCTGGCGCAGGCCGAGGAGATTTTCAAGCAGCCCAAATACGGTGGGCGCGGTCAGGCGGCGGCTCCGCTGGCGGTCTTCCAGAACGAGGGCCAGCCCGACATCCTGCTGAAAAAGGGCCGCTTTGGTCCTTACCTGACCGATGGCACGCGCAATGCCACCCTGCGCCAGGGCGAGAGCGCCGAAACCCTGAGCGCCGAGCAGGCCCTGGCGATTATGGAGGAGCGCGGCAAGGAACCCAAAGGCAAAGCGGGCAAAGGGAAAAAGGCGGGAAGCGCAGCGCCCAAGGCCAATACCAAGAAAGTCAGCACCAAGAAAGCCAGCACCAACAGAGCCAAGACTGGTAAAGCTCAGGCCCCGGCCAAAGCAGCGCTGGCCTGGGCCGACCTGAAGCCCCACCTGAGCGTGCTGGACGACACCGAGCGCCGCCTGGTCACGGCCACCCGTGAGGGCGGGCGCAAGGTGGAGGACATGGCCCCCGAGCTGGGTCTGGACGTGAAACAGGCCAAGGGCATGAACCTGCAGGCCAGCCGCAAGCTGAACCAGGCTGCCCGCGCAGCTGGCGTGGGTGGCGAGGCTGCAGCCCGCCCGGCACCTGCTAGCCGTGGAAGCAGCAGTGGTGCCAAGAAGAGTGCCCAAAGTGCTGCCAAAGCACCCCCCATCACCTGGGAGCGGCTGCGGCCCTACCTCAGCGTGCTGTCGCCCGAGGAGCGGGCGCTGGTCACGGCCACCCGCGAGGGCGGGCGCAAGGTGGAGGACGTGGCCCCCGAGCTGGGCCTGGACGTGAAACAGGCCAAGGGCATGAACCTGCAGGCCAGCCGCAAGCTGAACCAGGCCGCCCGCGCTGACGGCATCGTGTAA
- a CDS encoding YdcF family protein: MFGRTLRNLALLALALAAFFLWPLGVPREKPHPTLVVLGAAQYAGRPSPAFQVRLDHALELYRAGGVHTIVVTGGRQAGDPYTEGGVGVSYLQRRGVPAEVLKAEERSRTTAQNLNYAAELLPPHAAVTVVTDRAHAPRALAMARDIGFNANASPSPLWPHASLRYRLRERLAWAAYMLLDYEGLRTEEFGTQEPGVQDSGDQEPTRGAAQG; the protein is encoded by the coding sequence ATGTTCGGCCGCACTCTGCGCAATCTGGCCCTGCTGGCGCTGGCGCTGGCCGCCTTTTTTCTGTGGCCGCTGGGCGTACCCCGCGAAAAGCCCCATCCCACGCTGGTGGTGCTGGGCGCGGCGCAGTACGCGGGGCGGCCCAGCCCGGCCTTTCAGGTACGGCTGGACCACGCGCTGGAGCTGTACCGGGCGGGCGGCGTCCACACCATTGTGGTCACGGGGGGGCGGCAGGCGGGCGACCCCTACACCGAGGGTGGCGTGGGCGTCAGCTACCTGCAGCGCAGGGGCGTGCCGGCCGAAGTTCTCAAGGCCGAAGAACGCAGCCGCACCACCGCCCAGAACCTGAACTACGCTGCCGAACTGCTGCCACCACACGCCGCCGTGACGGTGGTGACCGACCGTGCCCACGCACCACGCGCCCTGGCGATGGCCCGCGACATAGGCTTTAACGCCAACGCCAGCCCCAGCCCCCTGTGGCCCCATGCCAGCCTGCGCTACCGCCTGCGCGAGCGCCTGGCCTGGGCCGCCTACATGCTGCTGGATTACGAGGGCCTGCGTACCGAAGAGTTCGGCACCCAGGAACCTGGCGTGCAGGACTCTGGAGACCAGGAACCCACCCGAGGAGCGGCGCAGGGCTAA
- the murJ gene encoding murein biosynthesis integral membrane protein MurJ yields MAGTLGSRLSGVLRQQIINLFDNTTMDAFTMAVKVPNLLRELLAEGALVNSFIPVYKSLNTVERRRLAQAFSGVMIAVNLVLTALGILGAPYVVDLLLASESNVDPVLTLYMTRLVMPFLMLISLSSVAMGLLNADEHFKESSFAPVAFNIASIIALLLLPQQATWLAMGWLVGGLAQLVVQLPALNRFGLLPRPALTGHPALGRVLRQMAPFTLTAGTRQILNIYVSRLLSNAQLFPAGTQAGYTNAEALFTMANGLFVVSPALALFPRFSQLAADGHWPAFRALTLQAMRSTTFMAAPVSALLVALAPYAASIFNLTGSVPETRLAATSGILAGWALALVPWALVTILLRTFYARERTRDAVVVSAAGFVLEVALYNLLVPLIGFWGFGVSTAISGVLMTLALLFLYRRAVPLPLDSLLAHLSRVLPLAALAGALAWVMSRFLPQPGPLLPSLLVLAVAGGTGLAAYLAGAVLLRMPEVDGVVRRLRRG; encoded by the coding sequence ATGGCCGGCACGCTGGGCTCGCGGCTGTCGGGGGTGTTGCGCCAGCAGATCATCAACCTGTTCGACAACACCACCATGGACGCTTTTACCATGGCGGTCAAAGTGCCCAACCTGCTGCGCGAGCTGCTGGCCGAGGGGGCACTGGTCAACTCGTTTATTCCGGTGTACAAGTCGCTGAATACCGTGGAGCGCCGTAGGCTGGCCCAGGCGTTCAGCGGGGTGATGATCGCGGTGAACTTGGTCCTGACCGCGCTGGGCATCCTGGGGGCGCCGTATGTGGTGGACCTGCTGCTGGCCTCCGAGTCCAACGTGGACCCGGTGCTGACGCTGTACATGACCCGGCTGGTCATGCCGTTCCTGATGCTGATCAGCCTGTCCAGCGTGGCGATGGGCCTGCTGAACGCTGACGAGCACTTCAAGGAAAGCAGCTTCGCGCCCGTGGCATTCAACATCGCCAGCATCATCGCGCTGCTGCTGCTGCCCCAGCAGGCCACCTGGCTGGCGATGGGCTGGCTGGTCGGCGGGCTGGCGCAGCTGGTGGTGCAGCTACCGGCGCTGAACCGCTTCGGGCTGCTGCCGCGCCCCGCCCTCACCGGGCACCCGGCGCTTGGGCGGGTGCTGCGGCAGATGGCCCCCTTCACCCTGACCGCCGGCACCCGGCAGATTCTGAACATCTATGTGTCGCGCCTGCTCAGCAACGCGCAGCTGTTTCCGGCCGGCACGCAGGCGGGCTACACCAACGCCGAAGCCCTCTTTACCATGGCAAACGGCCTCTTTGTGGTATCGCCGGCGCTGGCGCTGTTTCCACGTTTCTCGCAGCTGGCCGCCGACGGCCACTGGCCCGCATTCCGGGCGCTGACCTTGCAGGCCATGCGGTCCACCACCTTTATGGCGGCGCCTGTCAGTGCCCTGCTGGTGGCTCTGGCTCCCTACGCGGCCAGCATCTTCAACCTGACCGGCTCGGTGCCCGAAACCCGGCTGGCAGCCACCTCCGGCATTCTGGCCGGCTGGGCGCTGGCGCTGGTGCCCTGGGCCCTGGTGACCATCTTGCTGCGGACCTTCTATGCCCGTGAGCGCACCCGTGACGCGGTGGTGGTCAGCGCTGCCGGCTTCGTGCTGGAAGTGGCGCTGTACAACCTGCTGGTGCCGCTGATTGGGTTCTGGGGCTTCGGGGTCAGCACCGCCATCAGCGGCGTGCTGATGACCCTGGCGCTGCTGTTTCTGTACCGCCGCGCCGTGCCTCTGCCGCTGGACTCGCTGCTGGCCCACCTGAGCCGGGTGCTGCCGCTGGCCGCGCTGGCCGGAGCGCTGGCCTGGGTCATGAGCCGCTTCCTGCCCCAGCCGGGCCCGCTGCTGCCCAGCCTGCTGGTGCTGGCCGTGGCGGGCGGCACCGGTCTGGCGGCGTATCTGGCTGGTGCGGTGCTGCTGCGGATGCCTGAAGTGGACGGTGTGGTGCGGCGTTTGCGGCGCGGCTGA
- a CDS encoding nucleoside transporter C-terminal domain-containing protein, whose protein sequence is MDQDGDTNVIDAAARGASEGLSLALNVGAMLLAFIGLIALINLILGGIGGLFGFQGLTVQLILGYLFSPLAALIGVPWSEAVQAGSFLGQKLVTNEFVAFIDFANALKEGGISPKVEAIVTFALCGFANFSSLGILLGGLGGMAPSRRPDIAQLGMRAIAAGVLANLMSGTIAGMLVALAGTQ, encoded by the coding sequence GTGGACCAGGACGGCGACACCAACGTGATTGACGCTGCGGCCCGTGGTGCTTCCGAAGGCCTGTCGCTGGCCCTGAACGTGGGCGCCATGCTGCTGGCCTTTATCGGCCTGATTGCCCTGATCAACCTGATTCTGGGCGGCATCGGCGGCCTGTTCGGGTTCCAGGGGCTGACGGTGCAGCTGATTCTGGGCTATCTGTTCTCGCCGCTCGCCGCCCTGATTGGCGTGCCCTGGTCCGAGGCTGTCCAGGCCGGCAGCTTCCTGGGTCAGAAGCTGGTCACCAACGAATTCGTGGCCTTTATCGATTTCGCTAATGCCCTCAAAGAAGGCGGCATCTCGCCCAAGGTGGAAGCCATCGTCACCTTCGCGCTGTGCGGCTTTGCCAACTTCAGCTCGCTGGGCATCCTGCTGGGCGGCCTGGGCGGCATGGCCCCGAGCCGCCGCCCCGATATCGCGCAGCTGGGCATGCGGGCCATTGCGGCCGGCGTGCTGGCCAACCTGATGAGCGGCACCATCGCCGGCATGCTGGTGGCGCTGGCCGGCACCCAGTAA